The Sulfurihydrogenibium subterraneum DSM 15120 genome contains a region encoding:
- the lpxA gene encoding acyl-ACP--UDP-N-acetylglucosamine O-acyltransferase, protein MVEIHPTAIVSKKAKLGVNVKVGPFSIIEDEVEIGDNTVIHSSVKIKNYTKIGSNCQIYEGTVIGSIPQHLGFKGEISYVEIGNNTVLREYCTVHRGTSFDDGITKIGDNCYLMAYVHIAHDCKVGHDTILANCVTLAGHVKIGNYVFVGGLTPIHQFCRIGDYAMVGGASAVDKDVPPYTRASKNHVLLYGLNLVGLKRRGFSSEQIKIIKEAYRILFRTSSTITEGIKIVEENLPKTPEVENLLNFVKTTKRGIAPDASKRKLLLTDEE, encoded by the coding sequence ATGGTAGAGATACATCCAACCGCTATTGTAAGTAAAAAAGCAAAGTTAGGGGTCAATGTCAAAGTTGGCCCTTTTTCTATTATTGAAGATGAAGTTGAGATAGGAGATAATACAGTTATCCACTCATCAGTAAAGATAAAAAACTACACAAAGATAGGCTCAAATTGTCAGATTTACGAAGGTACAGTAATAGGAAGCATTCCTCAACATCTTGGATTTAAAGGAGAAATCTCTTACGTAGAGATAGGAAATAATACTGTATTAAGAGAGTACTGTACAGTCCACAGAGGAACATCATTTGATGATGGCATAACAAAAATAGGCGATAACTGTTATCTTATGGCTTATGTCCATATAGCCCACGACTGTAAAGTAGGACACGATACAATCTTAGCAAACTGTGTGACGCTAGCAGGACACGTTAAGATAGGAAACTACGTTTTTGTAGGAGGACTAACACCAATTCATCAGTTTTGCAGAATTGGGGACTATGCAATGGTTGGCGGAGCTTCTGCAGTAGACAAAGATGTACCACCTTACACAAGAGCATCAAAAAACCATGTTTTACTTTACGGACTAAACTTAGTAGGACTAAAAAGAAGAGGATTTTCCTCAGAACAGATTAAAATAATAAAAGAAGCTTACAGAATCTTATTTAGAACTTCTTCTACAATAACAGAAGGTATAAAGATAGTTGAAGAGAATCTTCCAAAAACTCCTGAAGTAGAAAATTTATTAAATTTTGTAAAAACAACAAAAAGAGGAATAGCTCCCGACGCATCAAAAAGAAAATTACTACTTACAGATGAAGAGTGA
- a CDS encoding class II aldolase/adducin family protein, with the protein MNEFIQQMKFTGLVLHQLRLVSSHGGNLSVRDGDYIYITKTGRMAGFLTEEDIIKLPLFQQTHQDKEASIELIVHREIYKRNPEVSAIVHAHPITATTLAYFLEEFEPIDIEGQLFIKKVPTCIVSKPSASVELAESLAEIFKKGYVISVVRSHGSFAVGKSLNEALKYTSTLENSAEIFYRWKMISLMK; encoded by the coding sequence TTGAATGAGTTTATTCAGCAGATGAAGTTTACAGGATTGGTTTTACATCAGCTTAGATTAGTTTCATCTCATGGTGGAAATTTAAGTGTAAGAGATGGAGATTACATCTACATAACTAAAACTGGAAGAATGGCAGGCTTCTTAACAGAAGAAGACATTATAAAACTCCCACTTTTTCAACAAACACACCAAGACAAAGAAGCCTCCATAGAGCTTATAGTCCACAGAGAAATTTACAAAAGAAATCCTGAAGTATCTGCGATAGTCCACGCTCACCCGATAACAGCTACCACATTGGCTTACTTTTTAGAAGAGTTTGAGCCTATTGACATAGAAGGACAACTATTTATAAAAAAAGTTCCTACTTGCATAGTTAGTAAACCCTCTGCATCAGTGGAGCTGGCAGAAAGTCTGGCAGAGATTTTTAAAAAAGGTTATGTTATATCTGTAGTTAGGTCTCACGGTAGTTTTGCAGTTGGAAAAAGTTTAAACGAAGCTTTAAAATATACATCAACCTTAGAAAATTCAGCGGAGATTTTTTAC
- a CDS encoding LpxI family protein, which translates to MKSDKIALIAGWGDLPLTFAKSAFEKNQDLTIIAIKSSASKELEKYGKTYWFSFTEAQKIIDTLKKENIKKLVMLGKIEHSSILFHLHKFDERAKNFLFSLKDKRAKSILHSIINELEKEGFEFIDPTPYLSSLLVEEGFLVNPIEDENIKKDIEFGMKIAKEVADLDIGQTVVVKDGVVIAVEGVEGTDKCILRGGELGGEGAVVCKAARKNQDMRYDVPVIGVKTLESMKKAKAKVLAVESGKTYLIDKNQFIKKAKDYGISVLGVKA; encoded by the coding sequence ATGAAGAGTGATAAAATCGCACTTATTGCAGGTTGGGGAGACCTTCCGTTAACCTTCGCAAAGTCAGCTTTTGAAAAAAATCAAGACTTAACTATAATAGCCATAAAATCATCTGCAAGTAAAGAGTTAGAAAAGTACGGAAAAACATACTGGTTTTCTTTTACAGAAGCACAAAAAATAATAGATACATTAAAAAAAGAAAACATTAAAAAGTTAGTAATGCTTGGAAAAATAGAGCACAGCTCCATACTGTTTCATCTTCACAAATTTGATGAAAGGGCAAAAAATTTTTTATTTTCACTAAAAGACAAGAGAGCAAAATCAATTCTTCATTCAATAATAAACGAGCTTGAAAAAGAAGGATTTGAGTTTATAGACCCTACTCCTTATCTATCTTCTCTTTTAGTAGAAGAAGGATTTTTGGTAAATCCGATAGAAGATGAAAATATAAAAAAAGACATTGAGTTTGGAATGAAGATAGCAAAAGAAGTTGCAGACCTTGACATTGGACAGACTGTTGTTGTAAAAGATGGTGTTGTGATAGCAGTTGAAGGAGTAGAAGGAACGGATAAATGTATATTAAGAGGTGGAGAGCTTGGAGGTGAAGGGGCTGTTGTATGTAAAGCAGCACGTAAAAATCAAGATATGAGATATGACGTGCCTGTAATAGGTGTTAAAACTTTAGAAAGTATGAAAAAAGCAAAAGCAAAAGTTTTAGCGGTAGAATCAGGAAAAACCTATTTAATAGACAAAAACCAATTTATAAAAAAAGCAAAAGATTACGGAATATCCGTTTTAGGAGTTAAAGCTTGA